ATATGCTTGCTTTGGCAGATGGTTAACCTATATTGCTCAACACatgtccaaaacaaaaatgtaagggAAACACATAATATAGCACATATTATTTCACACTTGTACCAAAACACAGTAAGAAACCGTTGTTATTTTTGAAAAGGCCACATATTTAAGGCAGGACTGCTGAGAGTCCATGATCAGCGGTGCAGTTTACAGCATGACCACATGTTAGAAGAAAACAAGTCGAAAGAACAAAGCCATTTGTGTTTGAGCTGATCTTTAAAGGGGAAAATGAGGGGGTGGCTTTAGCCAGAGGCAAAACAGAGCAGTTAGACAATGTATAAGCCTGGTCCTCAGTAAATGCTCGAGTACTTCAGCTGAAAAAGGGAGTGATAGGatgataatgttttttttttcagtgttggaTCATGTGGAGGACTAGGAGTGCCACTTACAAGTTTGTGTTCACATAAtatgtgtactgtatatatttatatgtatatataaaaacacataaatacaTGTACATACATAAAtaggagtatatatatatatatatatatactcctaTTTATGTATgattcacatatatatatatatatatattacagtacacacacacatattatgtaaacaaacttattttaGTTGCGTTTAATCACAATGAATCacgattaattgatttgacagaaAAGGAAAATCACCTTTTACTTAAAACACTTTGATGTTTAATTcatgtttaaaatgttaaatgaaaCTAAAATCATCACAACAATACAGTGCTGCAGGGATGATGTATTTTTGTAGGCAAATGTTTATGGGATTCGTTAACTGGGTTCTTGTTTAAATGATTACAGTAAGATCTGTAATGAACACAAGCTCTAGATATTTTCCTGTTTTATGCTATGGCATACAAGACACCAGTAATACCCCCCTTGTGACTTTTTCAAAGCTTTTACTTGTCTTCAAAAAGGCAGTTGCTAACAACTGGCTAAATGAGACTACAGAGGTTTTCAAGGACATTAAGCACCATCACACCAAACAGGAAAACACATCCACTCACTAGTCTGCTTTTACAGCCTCGGTGTGTTTAAACGAGATCTATTGTggccctttttacaatatgtaatatgagTCTCGGGTGTCCCTATAATGTGTCTGTGAAgattcagctcaaaataccccacagataatttattatataattttgaaaatgcctattttgagtagaagcagaaacacgctgttttcatgcatgcctctttaaatgcaaatgagctggtgcTCCCTGCCCCCAGAATAGGACtttgcctttacagctcgtacctcagataaCTTTTGATATaaggttttctgagcacacacatctgaagcacacgcacagaaagcagctgttacaaggcatgtaaatactaaactaaattctctttcatgtcttattacgCTTAAACtgccaaatacacacaagttgatgttaaaaacacacaggagttataAAAACAGTCGGttttgtctgtgaaggtaaacagctgggaaagaaatagcatgcttatattagatctgtgtggaaACAGTgtgatatacagtaaataaatcaataaatacattgctcttgtctcctctgagggtgagactctaaatagtgttctgtgctcgtctgtgcagccaacgactgaactagcatgctttgcttgaacttttggcatggcgttagaactggtacactgttgtcgcttgcaaaaacaaaatggccTCGCAatgggtggaaacgtgcagattaaggggcggtgATATTATAACAAGATCCCCCTTTCTACGTCACAGGGGAAGCAAAATCTGAGTGGCTTgctttttcacaagcttgcagagaaagacTTACCAAAATAGTTTTTCACATTTCTGTGTTGGTAAATGCACTAGGGACCTGATTATAGcgcttaaacatggaaaaagtcagattttcatgtgACACTTTTGAagtggtcatcggatgcccattttccacaagttcatatgattctttagggtcttaatgaaaagtctctaatatactttggtcaaaaattctcaatagtagtgtaaaaaaacacccttttaccttgtcaaaatcagctctgcaaaatatcagctcattttattgcatgggccctttaaatgcaaatgagctctgcttaccccgcccctctctgctgagtgattacgagctgtaatgtttactttagccgcgtttagctgcatttagctgcgtgtatcggtgaaacttgccaacaagcacattattaagaaaggccagatgcataaaaaacccttatactcacttctgctgtgggtgaagctgcatcacgaatgattcacacgaacatagatgcatatgtaaatcgggatcggcgctttccttttaaaaacgaaagtaactttgtcctctgcctcttaagcggctgaGATgctgggagtaaatgactactgctatattcattattacatccaacaacagaacacctcaatcgctcaattagagtcttcctctgtttcagctcggtgagggcgggtctaaggtaagacgctaatgtcaatcaaatgtgtttcgtcacaacgacaagaaactgagaatgacctgattttaaaaaggggatattacttttaaagattaaaaaaataccactgggtggatttttatcattgtagggtggttgtgtacacaaactgccaacacacattaatgttcaaacaacatgtaaaagtgagttttgcatctgattaCCTCTTTAAAATCACACTCTTGAAAACTACTCAAACTTTCGGGGAAAATGTCGCAGTTGTAAATTTTCATGAGGGGGTTTGTCATCACAACGGTTTTGTTTCCAGGTGGACCATTAAAGAACATGACACGCATCTCCTGAAAACCCTGTAGAATTGAACCAATCAGGTGATGACTTAAAGAACTCCGGAAGTGTTTCTAATTTTGTGTGCATTATTTATCAGACATTCAGTCAATGTTCTGTGAATGTGACGTTTGAGGCCGAAACTAGAGTAATGCTAACTTCCAGttgtatttaaaattatttattaatatattatgtcacatttaactacattttttttttaacatgaattaacttaataaactgtttaaagtatgttatttatttatctataaaATAATCTACCTAACgatttaaattttggaattaatacATTGGTGATAGATTtctgcattctatttttatttataagtgGCACGTACAGTCCTCCATACTTTTAGTTCTTTAATAGAGGAAAATGAGAGCATTTTTTGAAATGTGTGTAGGCAGAGTCATTTGAGAAGACTAAATGCAGGCCCCTTCAAAAATCAGAATGTAAATGCGTATGAAAAATATAACAATTACAGCACCATTATATGGCATCATTGTTCTACACCTACACTGTATAAAGATAAAGATCTGATGGCTCATAAAAACGTGAATAAGTACACTTCTGGGCATCTTAGTTTTAAAAACACGAGGAAATATGAATGGGCTAATGTTGTCATGAGATACATTTTCCCTTTGTCACTGACAGACTTCAGTCTTCACATAATGTGCTTGATTGTCACTCTTATAAACGAAtaacatattattttatgtatCTTTAGATGTGTAGTTCTTTAGCAGTTTGTTGTTATTTGAAGTTGCTAATTTTGAATGACCCAAGGATTTGTGGTAAAGATGCACTTCTAACGctcatttctctctctcactctttccGTCAGCTCTACCTCTATTGATGAGTTGGCCATCCTCCAGAGAATTTCCCTTATTAACTAGCTCGAACTGCTGAAGCATTGACTCCAGAAAGAGCGCAATATTGATTTGAGGTGACTGAGAGAAAGCCAGCTTATACGGAGGAAtggattttcattttttcataagcCTTGAGAAACCATATAATATAGTcggtttaaaaaaaatccaatgGCCCAGAGTTGAATCTGAAATGTTGGATTGGAGATTGGCGATGTCGCCCCACGTCGGTTCAAGTAACCGCAGTCCCGTCTGAGACTTCTTTGGCTTGAGAATCCTGTAAGGCAATGCGGGAAGAAGTTAAGGCACTTGTTTTGGACAGAGCAGCTCTCCACGAGACACACAAACCGAGGGCAAGACCGCTCATTGTCCTGAGGGACAACAGGCGGATGGAGAAAGGAAGGATGTACAGCAGACTGGAGGCGGTTTAGGGTCTGTTACTCTGCCCGAAGCTTTGGAGGAGAGTGGGTGTTCACAGTTGGAGATGTTTTATCCTCACACGATAACACAACAGCTCCTGCAGGCCGCACAGCCCCGCTTTTGTTTCTTTGGGCTGAAGATTGTCAGGATGGCCTCATCAAATACTGTCTTTAGTCCCTTCTGAGTCAGTGCCGAACACTCCAGATAGCACTGGGCTCCAATCTGTGGACAATAATATACAATTCTGAAACAAAACACTCAACTTTAGGTTGAAGGGACAGTAACTTTTTTGTTCCATAGAACGCAAAAGGAGAGGTTTAGCTGCTCTTTTCAATACAAAGAAAATGGATAGTGACTATAGATTGTCAAGATCCTAAAAAAGAGAGTCTACTTAcaatccttaaagggatagtttgcccaaaaatgaaaattacttacCCTAAAgtcatcttaggtgtatatgactttcttctttcacacaaatacaatcagagttgtaTAAAAAAATGGCAAACTTTATAATGGCGGTGAATGGGGTTAAAAATTTTGAAGCCCATCATAAAAAATGCCACATGGCTCCAgatggttaataaaggccttctgaagtgaatcaatgcatttgtgtaagaaaaatatccatatttaaaacattttaaacggTAAACTCTAGCTTTTGCTAACTGACGTATTCATGAATTAGacgtacaaaacaaggatttgtaaaaaaaagatgttggaggatttcgatataagccacgAGGAGACTGGTtctcctttgctgtaaacaaaacttggttcttgcaaGACTTGCGAGACTAGCACTTGTAGAGATGacagtttataaagttgtaaatatggatatttttcaatAGACAAACGCATTGAtgcacttcagaaggcctttattaactcccggagctgtgtggagcactttttatttatactttattttgcttcaaatttgcaacagccattcactgctattatattAGAAGAGCAATGGAATTTTTAAATAAGACTCAGATTGTATTagttgaagaaagaaagtcatatgcacctaggatggctcgagggtgagtaaaacatggggtcattttcatttttgggtgaattatgcctttaagttgaactttttattcactGTAAAAATTGCCTTAAATCATGCTTGACAGTTGTGGTCACTGTTCACTTTTATTGAATGGAAAAGAACAGCTCAAACACTGTTAAACAtcttttgtatgtgtgtgtgagtgttccacagaagaaagttagTTATATGGGGTGACAtacttggaacaacatgaggatgacaCAGAATTGTAATTAATCCTTTCAGTGATTTGCAACACAGTTTATGAATCACACTTTCTATTTTTTgaaacctacactcttaaaaataaaggtgctttaaaaggttcttcaagcgatgccatagaagaaccatttttggttcaacaaagaaccattcagtcgaaggtgctttaaagaaccatctctttcttacctttttataatctgaagacacagtgaaacagaaaggttcttcagatgttaaaggttctttatggaaccatttagacaaaaaaaggttcttctatggcattgtgaagcataTTTATTTTTAGGCAGATCAAGAATAAAACAACTGCAAATTAAGCCAAACCACCAAATGTATGAACAACCATCACCTCTCGGGCTAGTTTGAGGCCTTGCTCATAGGTCAGTGGCTTCTCCTTCATCTGGAGCAGACGTGCCAGTGTCTTTGGGTCATCTCGCAAGTCAATCTGAATTTAATGAGAtaaaaaagttgaataaataaattgttgaacatttgacttaacatatgtgaccctggacgacaaactcagtcttaggtagcacggatatatttgtagcaataggcaaaaatacatttttattttatgccaaaaatcaataggatattccatgaagacattttgtaaatttcctactgtaaatatatcaaaacgtattttttgattagtaatatgcattgctaagatcttgttttgaacaactttaaaggcaattctctcaatatttagattttttttgcaccctcagattccagattttaaaatagttgtatatcaaaccatacatcaatggaaagcttatttgtatATTAGCTTTCACATGATATAGAAGTCTCAGTTTAAAacaatgacccttatgactggttttgtggtccagggtcacacatttccATTCATGTTCATATTTTGACTATTATGTTCACATTTTAAACTACTATTACTActgttataatattaataatattgttattattaataatactaatattaatattttatctgATACCTGTGTTCCAATGAGGATATAGGGCACATGAGGCATGCAGGATTTGAGCTCAGGTACCCATTCCTCCTGCACATTGTGATACGAAGCTGGATTCACGACAGAGAAGCAGATGAGAAAGACGTCGGTGTTGGGGTAGGAGAGAGGCCGCAGCTGGTTGTAATCCTCCTATATGACGAGTAAACAAAATATATGTGAAAGAGGACAGATGATTCATTTAAAGGTTAAAGGAGaacggtgtgattttgacctaaagtgtattgaatcatgataccgagtgtgaacgtaccttgcatatctcatctcggtttgtgtccagctgtccgaaatctggggtcagttatccgatgctcacaacaggttgtcattgaaagtcaacagggcatcggaatagccatgtaaataaatcactgttttacgccatttacgaggcacaaagtagctccacgcttcattggtagacttccaaagaactcagaaaaagcaccggtagtttatttacaagatgATTTATACAGACAGGACCTGGAAAataaaatccggtcgccgccatcctgaacttagtcacgataagtcgagtgtcgagcaccaaggaatttatcaggttatcaacgtataaggttgtagtttccttcgtgctcgacactcgacttatcgtgactacatttaagatggaggcgaccggtctgttcctggtggaagatgtctgtataaatctacttgtaaataaactaccggtgctttttctgagttctcaatgtctcgttttaaatgtcagggcccttggaagtctaccaatgaagtgtggagctactttgtgcctcgtaaatggcgtaaaacactgatttatttacatggcttcttcgatgccctattggctCTCATTGACACCTTGTTgggagcatcggctaactgaccccagatttcggacagcaggacacaaaccgagatgagatatgcaaggtacgttcacactcggtatcatgatttaatacactttaggtcaatatcacaccggagttctcctttaaagctTCATAAAAAACCCCATCAACTAAATTGATttcttacacatttttttttattaaaccagCAGACTTTGAATGTCTTGGGATCTATAGTTGTGGAAATTACAGTGTTAACTGTAataacaaatactttttttttatcatgtactcttaaaaataaaggtgcttcacgatgccatagaagaacatttttgtttaaatggttccataaagaaccttcaacacaTAAACTATTCtcacacaaaaggttctttgtggtgaaagaaggttcttcagattataaaaaaaaaaaagatggttctttaaagaaccattgactaaatggttcttagtggaaccaaaaatagttcttcgaTGGCAttactgtaaagaaccttttaaagcacctttatttttgagtgtgGAGAAGCATTCTTGAAAAAGAATCAAATTTATATTCATGCTACTAAAAATTGGAGTTAGTAAGTTCTTAGACACAAAATCAGCAAATTACAATGATTTTTGATTACGGATTTCACAATACtatattttttattgcattatttattaaataaatgcataagagactttcaaaatataaaaaaaaactgctgtttAAGTACCTGATTTGCAAGTACTCCTAGTTAAAAATGAGTCAATAAATATAATGTTCCGCGTAAAACTGCCACTTATTATAAAATGCAAATTAACATAAATAATTCACATCAGGCCTTTAAAAATGTCAGTGCCGAACGACAGCGCCGCACCAGCTTCTTGTAAAAGTCAGTTCTTCTTGAGAGCCATTGATCTCATAGTGAGTGATCAATAAAAGAGAAGGGCCAGACATCACACAGACGCTGTATCAGTGAACTGCTTATGGGAGCAGATGTACTGAATTATATAACTTTCATTTATACAGCAATATGTGGTGCACTACATTAGTCAGTCTTTTCAATTCTAAAACGCAGCAAATATTCTTCATTACAGCTCATACTGTGCTTGCTACAGCTATATGCCCTAAGAAGCATTTACATAATTATATCAAGCTGAGCAGTAACACTTACACTTTAGCTTTCTTTATTACTTTAGGCAAAAACGGTCCTTGAAACGTCAAAAAGTGACCCTTAGTGTGTTGGTAAATATTTATACTGTTATGCAAATCAGTACCCTATAGCACTTTTATCACAGTATCTGAGACATCTATGGTGAAATATGCATATAATGCTATTTTGCTTGTATTGCATTTTTGCATAAACAAGAATTGTTTATTCCCTcattatttattcaaatttatGCACTGTTAGAAACTACATCCCGTTTAATGAATGCCATCCCCCTTGCAATGTCAGCAACTGCCAAAGTCCTTATTAGAGGATATTCCTCATGGGAAAATGAGAATACTTTATAAGAGTATTAAACAGATGCTGATGGTGAAATTGTTAAACAGACGTGAGGAAATGATATTAATGATTAATCATGAAAACATTTGAATTTTAGTAACACAAATATGTCAAAAAGgccccatttttatttttagattggCAATGGTGTCATTTAATTCTAAAGCTGTTAAAAACTTGAGATACAATGCAAAAACCAAAGATGTTTGAGGCTAATGTTGATATTGTTAGTtgctaactaaaactattaaaagtggtaattgaaataaagcagAAATTGGATTAAAACCTTAAACTAAACTTGCatttacacttaaaaataaaggtgcttcatagtGTCATAGGtctaaaaggttctttgaggcGAATGAAGATTCTTCAGGTTATAAGAAGGTAGGAAAGAGATGgctctttgaagaacctttgactgaatggttctttgtggaaccaaaaatggttcttctatggcatcactgtaaagaaccttttaaagcacctttatttttaagagtgtagtcatgAAAACAACATTTCAGATTTTCATTTGAGTACCAAAAAACTGCAATGAGAAAAAGTTAAAACTTagacagaaatatttaaaaatactaaaaatcacaaaagcacatgtaaacaaatgactaaaactaaaaatatataaataaatacaccaaTGGTACATAAAACATACTAACATGTCACTGTCTGACATACAACAGATAAAATTCAAAAAGAATAAAGTCTTATCCATAATGCTAACACAGATGCTAAAGCCCTGGATAGAGAGTCATCGACTTTTCATATCaagttcttttattttttttatgtttagacATTTTAATTAGTTGCAATATATATTCTAGGATTAAAACTCTTAAAGAGATAattccccaaaaatgaaaattctgtcattaattactcatggtACTCTTTTACGTAAATGGActtcgaagactgacatggaagaaaataaattgttggATATAGTtgttactttaatttttttttgcacactgaaagtattctcatagcttcataaaattactgttgaaacactgatgtcacattacctattttaacaatgcccttactacctttctgtgacTTGAATgttttagttgcattgctgtctatgcagggtcagaaaactttatcatttcagca
The window above is part of the Garra rufa chromosome 13, GarRuf1.0, whole genome shotgun sequence genome. Proteins encoded here:
- the rhoj gene encoding rho-related GTP-binding protein RhoJ codes for the protein MPTLGSKSRQNAVEAVEDGGSNRDPLDTTAKKMLKCVVVGDGAVGKTCLLMSYANDAFPEEYVPTVFDHYAVNVTVSGRQHLLGLYDTAGQEDYNQLRPLSYPNTDVFLICFSVVNPASYHNVQEEWVPELKSCMPHVPYILIGTQIDLRDDPKTLARLLQMKEKPLTYEQGLKLAREIGAQCYLECSALTQKGLKTVFDEAILTIFSPKKQKRGCAACRSCCVIV